One Flavobacterium sp. 90 DNA segment encodes these proteins:
- a CDS encoding MarR family transcriptional regulator → MSKAEDNTFSVEKPEESSGFLLWQVTNLWQREIKKALEEYNITHSQFVLMASIHWLTLHKQEVTQIILSAHTKIDPMTTSTVLRTLQQKSLITRQEHATDTRAKVVVLTDFGKEIIKKAIVTVEDFDRKFFSVMGVNTKDLNQNLISLLEQK, encoded by the coding sequence ATGAGTAAAGCAGAAGATAATACCTTTAGTGTTGAAAAACCGGAAGAAAGTTCAGGTTTTTTACTGTGGCAAGTAACGAATCTTTGGCAACGCGAGATCAAAAAAGCTTTAGAAGAATATAATATAACACATTCGCAGTTTGTATTGATGGCAAGCATACATTGGCTTACGCTTCATAAACAAGAAGTTACACAAATTATTCTTTCGGCACATACAAAAATTGACCCAATGACAACTTCGACAGTTTTGAGAACTTTGCAACAAAAAAGTCTCATTACAAGACAAGAACATGCTACAGATACGAGAGCAAAAGTTGTTGTACTTACTGATTTTGGGAAAGAGATCATTAAGAAAGCAATTGTAACGGTAGAAGATTTTGATCGTAAATTCTTTTCTGTTATGGGAGTAAATACGAAAGATTTAAACCAAAATTTAATATCATTATTAGAGCAGAAATAA
- the moaA gene encoding GTP 3',8-cyclase MoaA, with the protein MTPSKTILTDDFGRKHNYLRISLLEKCNLRCTYCMPADGIALSPKASLMTADEIFDLAQIFVENGVDKIRLTGGEPLLRKDFPEIVSKLSTLNTSLSITTNGILIDRHIDVLKQANIKKINLSLDTLIASKFNSITLRNQFEKVIDNMHLLLNNDFHVKVNVVLIKRFNDNEIIDFIKLTQFLPISIRFIEFMPFAGNQWDRSKMVSQNEVLSELEKAFSSQEILKLEDEKNFTARTYKIKDFLGDFGIISSITNPFCDGCNRIRLTANGKIKNCLFSHSETDLLTPFRNGESITNLISESIKSKKKIRSGMVSISEMDDPKLHFDNRSMIAIGG; encoded by the coding sequence ATGACACCCTCTAAAACCATTTTAACGGATGATTTTGGGCGAAAACACAATTATTTGCGTATTTCGTTACTAGAGAAATGCAATTTGCGTTGTACGTATTGCATGCCTGCTGACGGAATTGCATTGTCTCCAAAAGCTAGTTTAATGACAGCAGATGAGATTTTTGATTTGGCCCAAATTTTCGTAGAAAATGGTGTAGATAAAATAAGATTAACAGGCGGAGAACCTTTGCTGAGAAAAGATTTTCCTGAGATTGTATCTAAATTATCGACCTTAAATACTTCGCTTTCAATTACTACAAATGGTATTCTTATTGATCGTCATATTGATGTTTTGAAGCAAGCCAATATTAAAAAAATCAACTTAAGTTTAGATACTTTAATTGCTTCTAAGTTTAACTCTATAACGTTAAGAAATCAGTTTGAGAAAGTAATTGATAATATGCATTTACTTCTTAATAATGATTTTCATGTAAAAGTAAATGTGGTTTTAATAAAAAGATTTAATGATAACGAAATAATCGATTTTATTAAATTAACTCAGTTTTTGCCTATTTCGATTCGGTTTATTGAGTTTATGCCTTTTGCCGGAAACCAGTGGGACAGAAGTAAAATGGTATCTCAAAATGAAGTTTTATCGGAACTAGAAAAAGCTTTTTCATCCCAAGAAATTCTTAAGCTTGAAGACGAAAAAAACTTTACCGCCAGAACTTATAAAATAAAAGACTTTCTGGGAGATTTCGGGATTATTAGTTCGATTACAAATCCGTTTTGTGATGGTTGTAACCGAATCCGCCTGACGGCAAACGGGAAAATAAAAAATTGTCTTTTCTCTCATTCTGAGACCGATTTATTAACGCCTTTTAGAAATGGCGAATCTATCACGAATTTGATTTCGGAATCTATTAAAAGCAAGAAAAAAATCAGATCAGGAATGGTTAGTATTTCTGAAATGGATGATCCAAAACTTCATTTTGATAATCGCAGTATGATTGCGATTGGAGGATAA
- a CDS encoding molybdenum cofactor guanylyltransferase produces the protein METLTVFILCGGKSSRMQSEKGLVLFQNKPFIEHIIKAILPITDKIKLVTANKEYNYLPYDKIPDTVTDKGPLGGIYTALTDSETEFNLILSCDIPLISTELLSELISKHNQEAEITVFASESRMHPLIGIYSKKLISVIKSAIDNDDLKMMNLIAKIPHQIITIEESENFHLTNINSIDELNDLNINLS, from the coding sequence ATGGAAACTCTAACAGTATTTATTCTTTGCGGTGGAAAAAGTTCCCGAATGCAGTCAGAAAAAGGACTTGTTTTGTTCCAGAATAAACCATTTATAGAACATATAATTAAGGCTATTTTGCCTATTACAGATAAAATAAAATTAGTAACAGCAAATAAAGAATACAATTATTTGCCTTATGATAAAATTCCGGACACGGTTACAGACAAAGGACCTTTAGGAGGTATTTATACCGCTTTGACAGATTCTGAAACCGAGTTTAATTTGATTCTTAGTTGCGATATTCCGTTAATTTCAACCGAATTATTATCAGAACTAATTTCAAAACATAATCAGGAAGCCGAAATTACGGTTTTTGCTTCCGAAAGCAGAATGCATCCATTAATTGGGATTTATTCGAAAAAATTAATTTCCGTTATCAAAAGCGCAATTGATAACGATGATTTAAAAATGATGAATTTAATTGCAAAGATTCCGCATCAAATCATCACAATAGAAGAAAGTGAAAACTTTCATTTGACCAATATTAATTCGATAGACGAATTAAACGATCTGAATATTAATTTAAGTTAA
- the moaCB gene encoding bifunctional molybdenum cofactor biosynthesis protein MoaC/MoaB, translated as MVDITHKISTLRTATATAIVKVSKQETIDAVVNNLVPKGNVLEMAKTAGLFAVKNTHLSIPDCHPIPIEFTSVEYKIEGLTIEIIFNVKTVYKTGVEVEAMHGASIVALTMYDMLKPIDKEIEISTIKLINKEGGKSSFKNKFPNVIKAAVFVCSDSIFAGDKEDRSGKIIVEKLTSYGVEAAHYEIIPDEFDIIQEKTKAFAKEHQLVIFTGGTGLSPRDVTPEALSPLLESRIPGIEEAIRDYGQQRMPYAMLSRTVAGTLGKSLVLALPGSTNGARESMDAVFPHVMHVFHILKGKNHDTL; from the coding sequence ATGGTTGATATTACGCATAAAATAAGTACTTTAAGAACTGCAACAGCAACGGCAATAGTCAAAGTTAGTAAACAGGAAACAATTGATGCTGTGGTAAATAATCTGGTACCAAAAGGAAACGTGCTTGAAATGGCAAAAACTGCGGGATTATTTGCAGTGAAAAATACCCATTTATCAATTCCGGATTGTCATCCAATTCCTATTGAATTTACTTCAGTAGAATATAAAATTGAAGGTTTGACAATTGAGATTATTTTCAATGTAAAAACGGTTTATAAAACCGGAGTTGAGGTCGAAGCAATGCACGGCGCATCAATTGTTGCGTTGACAATGTACGATATGTTGAAACCAATTGATAAAGAAATCGAAATTTCGACTATTAAATTAATAAACAAAGAAGGCGGAAAATCGTCTTTCAAAAATAAATTTCCAAACGTAATTAAAGCTGCGGTTTTTGTTTGCTCGGATTCAATTTTTGCAGGAGATAAAGAAGATCGTTCCGGAAAAATTATAGTTGAAAAATTAACTTCTTATGGAGTAGAAGCGGCGCATTATGAAATTATTCCAGATGAATTTGATATTATTCAGGAAAAAACAAAAGCTTTCGCCAAAGAACATCAACTAGTTATTTTTACGGGAGGAACCGGATTATCTCCAAGAGACGTTACGCCGGAAGCATTGTCGCCACTGCTTGAAAGCAGAATTCCTGGAATCGAAGAAGCAATCAGGGATTACGGACAACAAAGAATGCCGTATGCGATGTTATCAAGAACAGTTGCAGGAACATTAGGAAAAAGTTTGGTTTTGGCTTTGCCGGGATCAACAAACGGTGCAAGAGAATCTATGGATGCTGTTTTTCCGCATGTAATGCATGTTTTTCATATTTTAAAAGGTAAAAATCATGACACCCTCTAA
- a CDS encoding MoaD/ThiS family protein, with product MIEIKYFGAVAEKTKCEFEKVSFSDISLEELLLDLEKKYQFESLSFSVAINQKIVPKGTGYKLQTSDVVALLPPFAGG from the coding sequence ATGATTGAGATTAAATATTTTGGAGCTGTCGCCGAAAAAACGAAATGTGAGTTTGAGAAAGTTTCTTTTTCAGATATATCATTGGAGGAATTATTATTGGATTTAGAAAAGAAATATCAGTTTGAATCACTTTCATTTAGTGTGGCAATCAATCAAAAAATAGTACCAAAGGGAACAGGTTACAAATTACAAACAAGTGATGTTGTAGCTTTATTGCCTCCTTTTGCCGGAGGATAA
- a CDS encoding HesA/MoeB/ThiF family protein: MNTSERYNRQIILPEIGEIGQQKLTKAKVLIIGAGGLGSAVLPYLAAAGVGEIGIVDNDVIEISNLHRQVIYKSSAVGKYKADEAKLMISELNPLVKVQTITERLSAKNAISLFEKYDIIVDATDNIAIKYLINDGCIITNKPMVYGSIFRFQGQVSVFNYHNGPTYRCLYPDENTQSANCEDAGVIGISVGIIGMLQANEVIKMILEIGNVLSGKILVYNILNNDQQKYDFEKNTDIVIDKIVFEEKYKEVKNHVEEISVNEILSEIDNAEVLFLDVRNEDEVPRINFRNVIQIPLLNLENEIEKLDKNQTIYVFCQSGIRSKIAVELLQKHQFRNIKSVVGGALAFNKILKEKV, encoded by the coding sequence ATGAATACATCAGAACGCTATAATCGACAAATAATTCTTCCGGAGATTGGAGAAATTGGACAACAGAAATTAACAAAGGCTAAGGTTTTAATTATCGGAGCTGGTGGTTTAGGTTCGGCTGTATTGCCTTATTTGGCGGCTGCTGGTGTTGGAGAAATTGGAATTGTAGATAATGATGTTATTGAGATTTCGAATTTGCACAGACAGGTAATTTATAAGAGTTCTGCAGTTGGAAAGTATAAAGCTGATGAAGCTAAATTGATGATTTCTGAGTTGAATCCGCTAGTTAAAGTTCAGACAATTACGGAGAGATTATCGGCAAAGAATGCGATTTCATTATTCGAAAAATATGATATTATTGTTGATGCAACAGATAATATTGCTATTAAATATTTGATTAACGACGGTTGTATAATTACAAACAAACCAATGGTTTATGGATCTATATTTAGATTTCAAGGTCAGGTTTCAGTTTTTAATTATCATAACGGACCAACTTACAGATGTTTATATCCGGATGAAAATACACAATCTGCTAATTGTGAAGATGCTGGAGTAATTGGGATTTCAGTTGGAATTATAGGAATGCTTCAAGCCAATGAAGTTATCAAAATGATTTTGGAAATTGGAAATGTTTTAAGCGGTAAAATATTGGTGTATAATATTCTAAATAATGATCAGCAAAAATATGATTTCGAAAAGAATACTGATATCGTAATAGATAAAATAGTTTTCGAGGAAAAATATAAAGAAGTTAAAAATCATGTTGAAGAAATTTCTGTGAATGAAATTCTGAGTGAAATTGATAATGCTGAAGTTCTTTTTTTAGATGTTAGAAACGAAGATGAAGTTCCAAGAATAAATTTCAGGAACGTAATTCAGATTCCGCTTTTAAATTTAGAAAATGAAATAGAAAAACTGGATAAAAACCAAACTATTTATGTTTTCTGTCAATCCGGAATAAGAAGTAAAATCGCAGTCGAATTGCTTCAAAAACATCAGTTTAGAAACATAAAAAGTGTTGTCGGTGGTGCTTTAGCATTCAATAAAATATTAAAAGAAAAAGTATAG
- a CDS encoding sulfite exporter TauE/SafE family protein, with translation MQLLSSENILLFSFALIVIAFLYSSVGHGGASGYLALMTIFAFPVAIMKPSALLLNLFVSSISFFFYYRMNYFKPKLFYPFAIASVPAAFIGGFITLDNAIYKIILGAVLVFAALRLFGVFNFKEKEAVQINLPFALAIGFIIGLLSGMLGIGGGIILSPILLFLGWASVKESAAISSLFIFVNSFAGMLGFFLGGKTIPTESFYLVPIAVIGGVLGGFYGSGYFSNKTLKMVLGAVILMASIKLIFP, from the coding sequence ATGCAGTTACTTAGTTCCGAAAATATCTTATTATTCAGTTTTGCCTTAATCGTGATTGCTTTTTTATATTCTAGTGTTGGGCACGGCGGAGCATCGGGATATTTAGCATTGATGACCATTTTTGCTTTTCCGGTTGCAATTATGAAACCATCGGCTTTGTTGCTTAATTTGTTTGTTTCGAGTATTTCGTTTTTCTTTTATTATAGAATGAATTATTTCAAGCCAAAATTGTTTTATCCTTTTGCAATTGCATCGGTTCCAGCGGCATTTATTGGTGGTTTTATCACTTTGGATAATGCTATATATAAAATTATTTTGGGAGCTGTATTGGTTTTTGCGGCGTTAAGATTGTTTGGAGTATTTAATTTTAAAGAAAAAGAAGCGGTTCAGATAAACTTACCTTTTGCATTAGCGATAGGATTTATTATAGGGTTATTATCTGGAATGTTAGGTATTGGTGGAGGAATTATTCTAAGTCCTATTTTATTGTTTTTAGGATGGGCTTCAGTAAAAGAATCGGCTGCGATATCAAGTTTATTCATTTTTGTGAATTCATTTGCCGGAATGTTGGGTTTCTTTCTAGGAGGAAAAACAATTCCAACAGAAAGTTTTTATTTGGTTCCGATTGCTGTTATCGGAGGAGTTTTAGGTGGATTTTATGGAAGCGGTTATTTCTCTAATAAAACATTGAAAATGGTTTTAGGAGCAGTTATCCTAATGGCAAGTATAAAGTTGATTTTTCCATAA
- a CDS encoding SRPBCC family protein: protein MWSRSHSIVTKAVTKEQMWNLFVDVNNWHSWDTGIEYAKLEGNFEKGNHFLLRPKGGPNVKVELLEVVENKRFLDVTNFPLAKMYDEHIFEETPEGLKITNIIIVKGLLGFLWVKLVAKKIVDALPIDVQEQIKAASKL from the coding sequence ATGTGGTCAAGATCTCATTCAATAGTAACAAAAGCGGTGACGAAAGAGCAAATGTGGAATTTATTTGTAGATGTCAATAATTGGCATAGTTGGGACACAGGAATTGAATATGCCAAATTAGAAGGCAATTTTGAAAAAGGAAATCATTTTTTACTACGACCAAAAGGTGGCCCGAATGTAAAAGTTGAATTATTGGAGGTTGTAGAAAATAAACGATTTTTGGATGTCACTAATTTTCCTCTTGCCAAAATGTACGATGAACATATATTTGAGGAAACTCCCGAGGGACTAAAAATTACGAATATTATAATCGTAAAAGGATTATTAGGTTTTCTTTGGGTGAAATTAGTAGCAAAAAAGATTGTCGATGCTCTACCGATTGATGTTCAGGAACAAATTAAAGCAGCTTCTAAATTATGA
- the cobA gene encoding uroporphyrinogen-III C-methyltransferase — MKGLKTPRLTIVGAGPGDVELITLKAIKALENADVVLYDALVNEELLQYATNAEIVFVGKRLGCHAYTQDQINELIVSMANRYGHVVRLKGGDPFIFGRGSEEIEYAEHYNLETAMVPGISSALGVPASVGISLTQRQIAESFWVITGTTSNHELSKDVHLASKSAATVVILMGMHKLEEIIAIYQENRTDDLPIAIIQNGTKNTEQKVVGTISSIAKLVSENKISSPAIIVIGEVVKNTSRLTSYFQEHFEDEFIFQNLNLK; from the coding sequence ATGAAAGGCTTAAAAACACCCAGATTAACAATTGTAGGCGCAGGTCCTGGAGATGTTGAACTAATTACCTTAAAAGCAATAAAAGCACTGGAAAATGCTGATGTTGTTTTGTACGATGCATTAGTTAATGAAGAACTATTGCAATATGCAACAAATGCAGAAATTGTTTTCGTGGGAAAACGCTTGGGCTGTCATGCTTATACACAAGATCAGATCAATGAATTGATTGTTTCGATGGCAAATCGTTATGGTCATGTCGTGCGATTAAAAGGTGGAGATCCCTTTATTTTTGGACGAGGAAGTGAGGAAATTGAATATGCAGAACACTATAATTTAGAAACGGCAATGGTTCCGGGAATTTCGTCTGCTTTAGGTGTTCCGGCTTCGGTTGGTATTAGTTTGACACAACGCCAGATCGCCGAAAGTTTTTGGGTAATTACAGGAACAACTTCAAATCACGAATTATCTAAAGATGTGCATTTAGCCTCAAAATCAGCTGCAACGGTCGTGATTTTAATGGGAATGCATAAATTGGAGGAAATTATAGCTATTTATCAAGAAAACCGCACGGATGATTTGCCAATTGCGATTATCCAAAACGGAACAAAAAATACAGAGCAAAAAGTAGTAGGAACTATAAGTTCAATTGCTAAATTAGTATCTGAAAATAAGATTTCATCGCCGGCAATTATTGTAATTGGCGAAGTGGTGAAAAATACCTCAAGATTAACCTCTTATTTTCAGGAGCATTTTGAGGACGAATTTATCTTTCAGAATTTAAATTTAAAATAA
- a CDS encoding EVE domain-containing protein: MRKKKYWVATISKEHSQRAINGGFIQVCHGKEGPLKRMQKEDFILIYSSKITMEGNEKCQCFTALGKVVGDEVYSFQMTENFVPFRRNIQFIKADEVSILPLIENLEFIPNKKSWGYPFRYGFFEINENDFNFITSKMISKTNVTDNS; this comes from the coding sequence ATGAGAAAGAAGAAATATTGGGTAGCAACTATCTCAAAAGAGCATTCACAAAGAGCTATAAATGGCGGATTTATTCAGGTTTGTCATGGAAAAGAAGGACCGCTAAAGAGAATGCAAAAGGAAGATTTTATTTTAATTTATTCTTCTAAAATAACAATGGAAGGAAATGAAAAATGCCAATGTTTTACAGCTTTAGGAAAAGTAGTTGGTGATGAGGTATATTCTTTTCAGATGACTGAAAATTTTGTGCCTTTTAGGCGAAATATTCAATTTATAAAAGCTGATGAAGTTTCGATACTTCCGTTAATTGAAAATCTGGAGTTTATCCCCAATAAAAAATCTTGGGGATATCCATTTCGTTATGGGTTCTTTGAAATCAACGAAAATGATTTTAACTTTATAACTTCAAAAATGATTTCTAAAACAAACGTTACCGATAACTCGTAA
- the glp gene encoding gephyrin-like molybdotransferase Glp, giving the protein MIQVEQALSIIAENSTNMPIQKIPVRQALGYILAETIYSPINMPPFRQSAMDGYAFIHSERHQYDIVSISQAGDHSNIKINPNEAVRIFTGAFVPHNADTVVMQEHVMANEKSILITNMPKQFANVRNKGEQIEKEDVVFEANTLITPAAIGFLACLGITEIEVYKKPKVAILVTGNELVKPGKKLPKGKIYESNSVMLEAALQTIGIKKTKVYKVKDSLKATKKALKGILDKYDIVLISGGISVGDYDFVKEALLENGVEELFYKINQKPGKPMFFGSKKETLVFALPGNPASSLTNFYVYVYPAIKNRMGFSDTHLPKIVRKLNSGFTNTTGKTLFLKALYDQTNVTILESQSSAMLNTFAIANSLLIVPSDVETLKKGQLVTLLPID; this is encoded by the coding sequence ATGATTCAAGTTGAACAAGCATTATCAATTATTGCAGAGAATAGCACAAACATGCCAATTCAGAAAATACCAGTGCGTCAGGCATTGGGATACATTTTGGCAGAAACAATTTATTCTCCCATCAATATGCCGCCATTTCGGCAATCGGCAATGGATGGATATGCTTTTATTCACAGTGAAAGACATCAATACGATATTGTTAGTATTTCACAAGCCGGAGATCATTCTAATATAAAGATAAATCCAAACGAAGCAGTCCGCATTTTTACTGGTGCTTTTGTGCCTCATAATGCTGATACGGTTGTAATGCAGGAACATGTAATGGCAAATGAAAAATCAATTTTGATTACTAATATGCCTAAACAATTTGCAAATGTTCGAAATAAAGGAGAGCAAATTGAAAAAGAAGATGTTGTCTTTGAAGCCAATACTTTGATTACACCGGCAGCAATTGGATTTTTGGCCTGTCTGGGAATTACAGAAATTGAAGTTTATAAAAAGCCGAAAGTGGCCATTTTAGTAACAGGAAATGAATTAGTAAAGCCCGGAAAAAAATTACCAAAAGGGAAAATTTACGAAAGTAATTCAGTGATGTTAGAAGCAGCACTTCAAACAATTGGAATAAAAAAGACAAAAGTTTATAAAGTAAAAGACAGCCTGAAAGCTACTAAAAAAGCACTTAAAGGAATTTTAGATAAATATGATATCGTTTTAATTTCAGGTGGAATTTCTGTTGGAGATTACGATTTTGTAAAAGAAGCGTTATTAGAAAATGGAGTAGAAGAGCTTTTTTATAAAATCAATCAGAAACCCGGAAAACCAATGTTTTTTGGATCTAAAAAGGAAACTTTAGTATTTGCGTTACCGGGAAATCCTGCTTCCTCACTTACTAATTTTTACGTTTACGTTTATCCTGCAATAAAAAACAGAATGGGATTCTCGGATACACATTTGCCAAAAATTGTTCGGAAATTAAACTCAGGTTTTACCAATACAACTGGAAAAACATTGTTTTTAAAAGCGTTATACGATCAAACAAATGTGACAATTCTGGAAAGCCAAAGTTCAGCAATGCTCAATACTTTTGCGATTGCAAATAGTTTATTAATTGTTCCAAGTGATGTAGAAACCTTAAAGAAAGGACAGCTTGTAACATTATTACCAATTGATTAA
- a CDS encoding molybdenum cofactor biosynthesis protein MoaE, translating to MSKNVFVEGPISPEFIAESIAKHQSKHTIGAHNIFLGQVRADVIHDNTVVAIDYSAYTDMANEALYTIREKAFAKFDLTCMHIYHSLGVVKAGEICLFVFVSATRRKQVYEATEAIVNWIKTDVPIFGKEMFENDTFTWKQNNNG from the coding sequence ATGAGCAAAAATGTATTTGTAGAAGGACCAATTTCTCCTGAATTTATAGCAGAATCGATTGCAAAACACCAATCAAAACATACGATTGGTGCGCATAATATTTTTTTAGGGCAAGTTCGTGCTGATGTTATTCATGATAATACAGTTGTCGCAATTGATTATTCGGCTTATACGGATATGGCAAACGAGGCTTTGTACACAATTCGAGAAAAAGCTTTTGCTAAATTCGATTTAACCTGTATGCATATTTATCACAGTTTAGGTGTAGTAAAAGCGGGTGAAATTTGTTTGTTTGTATTTGTTTCGGCAACCCGACGTAAACAAGTTTATGAAGCGACAGAAGCTATCGTAAACTGGATCAAAACAGATGTGCCGATTTTTGGAAAAGAAATGTTTGAAAACGATACATTCACCTGGAAACAAAACAATAATGGTTGA
- a CDS encoding rubredoxin: MELTRLIVKGGVISPGELREVVNIAMDQGLDSISFGSRQDIIFPKGLKTLDKEKLGKHHFVFPNEKSGNNIVSSYVSTDIFRNTNWLTGNKFLYVLEQFKEQPKLKVNINDPKQQLVPLFTGHLNFIASEHEDYWYLYIRLPKWERMEVYPVLIYSWDIAKLYYEIEKITNEESFDIDVLFSLVSETLDTNNRTIDKPLNIPFYPFPYYEGMNRMGIDQYWLGLYWRNNLYDLDFLREMCDLCFDCKIGKICITPWKSFIIKGIPKDRKLEWEKFLGKRGINVRHSLLELNWHLPVAMEWALNLKTFLVRTLDQFDISTYGLNFGISEYNRDGHYFTSIVVEKNELPKDLESIKIRDTYNVLFAKNFDPNTREYIVHSQDIDKLELPTILIELSRRYFDELGNSIPDAVENSQKKEKPQLDIYQCQECLTLYNSEYGDESQGISKGILFTDLPETFCCSLCESPKSNFKILEVVAN; encoded by the coding sequence ATGGAATTGACAAGATTAATAGTAAAAGGAGGCGTTATTTCGCCGGGAGAATTACGAGAAGTGGTTAATATCGCTATGGATCAAGGTTTAGATTCAATTTCCTTTGGTTCAAGGCAAGATATTATTTTCCCAAAAGGGTTAAAAACTTTAGACAAAGAAAAACTTGGGAAACATCATTTTGTGTTTCCAAATGAAAAAAGCGGTAACAATATCGTTTCTTCCTATGTTTCTACAGATATTTTTAGAAATACGAACTGGTTAACCGGAAACAAGTTTTTATACGTTTTAGAACAATTTAAAGAACAGCCAAAACTAAAAGTCAATATAAATGATCCAAAGCAACAATTAGTTCCTTTGTTTACAGGTCATCTCAACTTTATAGCTTCAGAACATGAGGATTATTGGTATTTATACATTCGTTTACCAAAATGGGAACGCATGGAAGTTTATCCCGTGTTAATCTATAGCTGGGATATTGCGAAACTTTATTATGAAATTGAAAAAATCACAAACGAAGAATCTTTTGATATCGATGTGCTTTTTAGTTTAGTCAGTGAAACTTTAGACACTAATAACAGAACGATTGATAAACCATTGAATATTCCGTTTTATCCATTTCCTTATTATGAAGGAATGAACAGAATGGGAATCGATCAATATTGGCTTGGTTTATATTGGAGAAATAATCTGTATGATTTAGATTTTCTTAGAGAAATGTGTGATTTGTGTTTCGATTGTAAAATTGGAAAAATATGTATCACGCCCTGGAAATCTTTTATTATAAAAGGAATCCCGAAAGACAGAAAACTGGAATGGGAGAAGTTCTTAGGAAAAAGAGGAATCAACGTTCGTCATTCTTTATTAGAATTGAATTGGCATTTACCTGTAGCAATGGAATGGGCTTTGAATCTTAAAACTTTTCTGGTTAGAACGCTTGATCAATTTGACATTAGTACTTATGGATTAAATTTTGGAATATCTGAATACAATCGCGACGGACATTACTTTACGTCGATTGTAGTTGAAAAAAATGAATTACCAAAAGACCTCGAATCGATAAAAATCAGAGATACTTATAATGTTTTGTTTGCTAAGAATTTCGACCCGAATACGCGAGAATATATTGTACACTCGCAAGATATTGACAAACTTGAATTACCAACAATCCTGATCGAATTGAGTCGAAGATATTTCGATGAACTCGGAAATTCGATTCCGGATGCAGTAGAAAATTCACAGAAAAAAGAAAAGCCTCAACTTGATATTTATCAATGTCAGGAATGCTTGACACTTTACAATTCTGAATATGGAGATGAAAGTCAGGGAATTTCGAAGGGAATTTTATTTACTGATTTACCCGAAACCTTTTGTTGTTCTTTATGTGAATCTCCAAAGAGTAATTTTAAGATTCTTGAAGTGGTCGCAAATTAA